In bacterium YEK0313, one genomic interval encodes:
- a CDS encoding muropeptide transporter, translating to MTNLAVRQDQGQARAGRMRLFVVLAGLYIAQAIPTYLFAAAIPPIMREQGVSRTAIGFVSILFLPLVLKFLWAPLVDRIRPVARAHRASWVFLTQAGIIACILGLLWVQPTDVRTVLTIGFVASMLLSTQDIATDGYAAKYLPEADRAVGNAIQGGAVAFGVVVGGTLGLVLYHHVGWTAMLLTIAAFSVLPLAAALMMRENDTGAASAAAPRPSVMAFLRRPEARQILWIALTYRASEGFVKAMEAPYLVDAGVPLDQIGLLSGTAAATAGLGGSALAAWLIRTRGLGFVLSLLGGMRTLCFLLFALHAFAIISGKEALFGAAGFQTLIRYMEIVALYSLFMAVSSSDQPGTDFTILACAQLVVYLVGSLLSGRIADWLGYGPLFALSTVLSAIAVVATLRMLAKAGLGQPKAG from the coding sequence ATGACCAATCTTGCCGTCCGCCAGGATCAAGGGCAGGCACGCGCCGGCCGCATGCGCCTCTTCGTGGTGCTCGCCGGGCTCTATATCGCCCAGGCGATCCCGACCTATCTGTTCGCCGCCGCCATCCCGCCGATCATGCGTGAGCAGGGCGTCTCGCGCACGGCGATCGGCTTCGTCTCGATCCTGTTCCTGCCGCTGGTGCTGAAGTTCCTCTGGGCGCCGCTGGTCGACCGCATCAGGCCGGTCGCCCGCGCCCACCGCGCCAGCTGGGTGTTCCTGACCCAGGCCGGCATCATCGCCTGCATCCTCGGCCTGCTCTGGGTCCAGCCGACCGACGTGCGCACCGTGCTGACCATCGGCTTCGTCGCCTCGATGCTGCTGTCCACCCAGGACATCGCCACCGATGGCTATGCTGCCAAATACCTGCCCGAAGCCGACCGGGCGGTCGGCAACGCCATCCAGGGCGGCGCGGTCGCCTTCGGCGTGGTGGTCGGCGGCACGCTCGGGCTCGTCCTCTATCACCATGTCGGCTGGACGGCGATGCTGCTCACCATCGCCGCCTTTTCGGTCCTGCCGCTCGCCGCCGCCCTGATGATGCGCGAGAACGATACCGGCGCGGCCTCGGCGGCGGCGCCGCGCCCCTCGGTCATGGCCTTCCTCCGGCGCCCGGAAGCGCGCCAGATCCTCTGGATCGCGCTGACCTACCGGGCGAGCGAAGGCTTCGTGAAGGCAATGGAGGCGCCCTATCTCGTCGATGCCGGCGTGCCGCTCGACCAGATCGGCCTCCTGTCCGGCACGGCCGCCGCCACCGCCGGCCTCGGCGGCTCGGCGCTTGCCGCCTGGCTGATCAGGACGCGCGGCCTCGGCTTCGTGCTGAGCCTGCTCGGCGGCATGCGCACCCTCTGCTTCCTGCTCTTCGCCCTGCACGCCTTCGCCATCATCTCGGGCAAGGAGGCGCTGTTCGGCGCCGCCGGCTTCCAGACGCTGATCCGCTACATGGAGATCGTCGCGCTCTACAGCCTGTTCATGGCGGTGAGCTCGTCCGACCAGCCGGGCACCGATTTCACCATCCTCGCCTGCGCCCAGCTGGTGGTCTATCTCGTCGGCTCGCTGCTGTCCGGGCGGATCGCCGACTGGCTCGGCTACGGCCCGCTCTTCGCCCTGTCGACGGTATTGTCGGCGATCGCGGTCGTCGCGACGCTGCGCATGCTCGCCAAGGCAGGCCTCGGACAACCAAAGGCGGGTTGA
- the yxeP_8 gene encoding putative hydrolase YxeP: MPVLDKIKAFENDMTAWRQDLHRHPEIGFEEKRTSDFVARTLEGFGYEVHRGVGKTGVVGRLKVGESSRSIGLRADMDALPMQEANTFAHRSTIDGRMHACGHDGHTASLLGAARYLAETRQFDGTVNLIFQPAEEGLGGANAMLADGLLDRFPCDVLFGFHNAPNLPLGHFAIRPGPMMAGGAFFDIIVKGKGSHGAHPEFSVDPVLTACHIVTALQSIPARNVGAVDSAVISVTRIEGGDAYNVVPNQAAVRGTARWFKSEVLKIIETNMRRIATGVAEGFGATAEVDFRLIFAPLVNSADDATFAADVAAEIVGEAKVNRARDLIMGSEDFSFMLEKVPGAYINIGNGDGANVHNPSYDFNDALLPYAASLYARLVERRLATNR, translated from the coding sequence ATGCCCGTTCTCGACAAGATCAAGGCCTTTGAAAACGACATGACGGCCTGGCGCCAGGACCTGCACCGTCATCCCGAGATCGGCTTCGAGGAGAAGCGCACCTCCGACTTCGTGGCGCGCACGCTGGAGGGTTTCGGCTACGAGGTTCACCGCGGCGTCGGCAAGACCGGCGTGGTCGGCCGCCTGAAGGTCGGCGAATCCAGCCGATCGATCGGCCTGCGCGCCGATATGGACGCGCTGCCGATGCAGGAGGCCAACACCTTCGCCCACCGTTCGACCATCGACGGGCGCATGCATGCCTGCGGCCATGACGGCCATACGGCGAGCCTGCTCGGCGCGGCGCGCTATCTGGCCGAGACGCGCCAGTTCGACGGCACGGTCAACCTCATCTTCCAGCCGGCCGAGGAAGGGCTCGGCGGCGCCAACGCCATGCTCGCCGACGGCCTGCTCGACCGCTTTCCCTGCGACGTGCTGTTCGGCTTCCACAATGCGCCGAACCTGCCGCTCGGCCATTTCGCCATCCGTCCCGGCCCGATGATGGCCGGCGGCGCCTTCTTCGACATCATCGTCAAGGGCAAGGGCTCCCACGGCGCCCATCCCGAATTCAGCGTCGATCCGGTGCTGACCGCCTGCCACATCGTCACCGCCCTGCAGTCGATCCCCGCCCGCAATGTCGGCGCGGTCGATTCGGCGGTGATCAGCGTCACCCGGATCGAGGGCGGCGATGCCTACAACGTCGTGCCCAACCAGGCGGCGGTGCGCGGCACGGCGCGCTGGTTCAAGTCGGAGGTCCTGAAGATCATCGAGACCAATATGCGGCGCATCGCCACCGGCGTCGCGGAGGGTTTCGGCGCGACGGCGGAGGTGGATTTCCGGCTGATCTTCGCGCCGCTGGTCAACAGCGCCGACGATGCGACCTTCGCCGCCGACGTCGCAGCGGAAATCGTCGGCGAGGCCAAGGTCAATCGCGCGCGCGACCTGATCATGGGCTCGGAAGACTTCTCCTTCATGCTGGAGAAGGTGCCGGGCGCCTATATCAATATCGGCAATGGCGACGGCGCCAATGTCCATAATCCCAGCTACGACTTCAACGACGCGCTGCTGCCCTATGCGGCGAGCCTCTATGCCCGCCTCGTCGAGCGGCGCCTCGCGACCAACCGGTAA
- the livF_10 gene encoding High-affinity branched-chain amino acid transport ATP-binding protein LivF translates to MTLLALNNVEVVYDRVFLAVKGVSIEVPDRGLVALLGANGAGKSTILKSISGLLKPERGEVSRGEVRFAGEDILALDPPDRVRRGIAHVLEGRRVFGHLTPEENLIAAASMHRDRGHVAALIDKVMTLFPRLKQRAKAKAGYLSGGEQQMLAIGRALMTEPKLLMLDEPSLGLAPFLVDEIFDIVRSINADSGVAVLLVEQNAAAALEIADEAYLIENGRILMGGPAEVLSSNPDIAEAYLGGHNKVDYHAVKHYRRRKRWLA, encoded by the coding sequence ATGACCCTTCTCGCGCTCAACAATGTCGAGGTGGTCTATGACCGCGTCTTCCTCGCGGTCAAAGGCGTGTCGATCGAGGTGCCCGACCGCGGCCTCGTCGCGCTGCTCGGCGCCAATGGCGCGGGCAAGAGCACCATCCTGAAATCGATCAGCGGCCTGTTGAAGCCCGAGCGCGGCGAGGTCTCGCGCGGCGAGGTGCGATTTGCCGGCGAGGATATCCTGGCGCTCGATCCGCCCGACCGGGTCCGGCGCGGCATTGCCCATGTGCTGGAGGGCCGGCGCGTCTTCGGCCATCTCACCCCCGAGGAGAACCTGATCGCGGCCGCTTCCATGCACCGCGACCGCGGCCATGTGGCGGCCCTCATCGACAAGGTCATGACGCTGTTCCCGCGCCTGAAGCAGCGGGCCAAGGCGAAGGCGGGCTATCTCTCCGGCGGCGAGCAGCAGATGCTGGCGATCGGCCGCGCTCTGATGACCGAGCCGAAGCTCCTCATGCTCGACGAGCCGAGCCTCGGGCTCGCGCCGTTCCTGGTCGACGAGATCTTCGACATCGTGCGCAGCATCAATGCCGACAGCGGCGTTGCCGTGCTGCTGGTCGAGCAGAATGCCGCGGCTGCGCTGGAGATCGCGGACGAGGCCTATCTCATCGAGAACGGCCGGATCCTGATGGGCGGCCCGGCGGAGGTGCTGAGCAGCAACCCCGATATTGCCGAGGCCTATCTTGGCGGCCACAACAAGGTCGACTATCACGCGGTGAAACATTATCGCCGGCGCAAGCGCTGGCTTGCCTGA
- the livH_10 gene encoding High-affinity branched-chain amino acid transport system permease protein LivH gives MDVLLISELALSGAFVGLMYALVSLGIVLIYKTSGLANLAQGAIAMTGAYITWALSAGLGAPMWLAIVLALLVMFFAGAMVERLALRRMIGQPVIMTIMLTLGIEILLRGLMPGVFGAAVKRLDIGIPQAPVFIGELLINRATLIGGSLSFLLIVLSLVFFNSRYGIVMRAVADDQTASWSVGIRVEKAIAVAWGLSAVIATGAGILWGATQGVDWSLSLLLIKALAIAILGGLDSIPGVLVAGLIVGVAESLATGILDPLVGGGTRDIVASVIILLTLLLKPHGLFGREHIERV, from the coding sequence ATGGACGTCCTGCTCATTTCGGAACTGGCGCTCAGCGGCGCCTTCGTCGGCCTGATGTATGCCCTGGTCTCGCTCGGCATCGTGCTGATCTACAAGACCTCGGGCCTTGCGAACCTCGCCCAGGGCGCCATCGCCATGACCGGGGCCTATATCACCTGGGCCCTTTCGGCCGGCCTCGGCGCGCCCATGTGGCTCGCCATCGTGCTGGCCCTCCTCGTCATGTTCTTTGCCGGCGCCATGGTCGAGCGCCTGGCGCTGCGCCGGATGATCGGCCAGCCCGTCATCATGACCATCATGCTGACGCTCGGCATCGAGATCCTCCTGCGCGGCCTGATGCCGGGCGTGTTCGGAGCGGCGGTCAAGCGTCTCGACATCGGCATCCCGCAGGCTCCCGTCTTCATCGGCGAGCTCCTGATCAACCGGGCAACGCTGATCGGCGGCTCGCTGTCCTTCCTGCTCATCGTACTGTCGCTGGTCTTCTTCAATTCGCGTTACGGCATCGTCATGCGCGCGGTGGCCGACGACCAGACCGCCTCCTGGTCGGTCGGCATCCGCGTGGAGAAGGCCATCGCGGTGGCCTGGGGCCTGAGCGCGGTGATCGCGACCGGCGCCGGCATCCTCTGGGGCGCGACGCAGGGCGTCGACTGGTCGCTGTCGCTGCTGCTGATCAAGGCGCTGGCGATCGCCATCCTCGGCGGCCTCGACTCGATCCCCGGCGTGCTCGTCGCGGGCCTCATCGTCGGCGTCGCCGAGAGCCTTGCGACCGGCATCCTCGATCCGCTGGTCGGCGGCGGCACCCGCGACATCGTCGCCTCCGTCATCATCCTGCTCACGCTGCTCCTGAAGCCGCACGGCCTGTTCGGCCGCGAGCATATCGAGCGCGTCTAG
- a CDS encoding leucine/isoleucine/valine transporter permease subunit, whose translation MFYRRAGIRHTRYEDERQLFPLGFDRALILLVLAFLVLAPFTLDRLYLAGYLLPWLIWSTAALGLNLVMGGAGQIHLGYGAVMAIGAYTAVHLVRFGVPLEFAMIGGGLMSAAIGIIFGAAALRVKGIYLAMATLAMQYIVDFVISQTPAISGGTLATIQVPPVRFLGISLRGDVETYFVALVVCVLVTLFMLNVRRTSFGRALAAVREKDYAAQILGVSTFKYKLLAFWVSSFIGGVVGSVLAVCYLRAVSPDQFHIELSIQLLAMVIVGGLGSVLGPFFGAALILFAPIVLNNLMGFMATTLGLGMSIDLRAHVPLMAYGALVIGFLLYEPLGLAKIYDNLRNYLLVWPFRHAQR comes from the coding sequence ATGTTCTACCGTCGCGCCGGCATCCGCCACACCCGCTACGAGGACGAGCGGCAGCTCTTTCCGCTCGGCTTCGACCGGGCGCTGATCCTTCTCGTCCTCGCCTTCCTGGTGCTCGCGCCGTTCACGCTCGACCGGCTCTATCTCGCCGGCTACCTGCTGCCGTGGCTGATCTGGTCGACGGCGGCGCTCGGGCTCAACCTGGTCATGGGCGGCGCCGGCCAGATCCATCTCGGCTATGGTGCGGTGATGGCGATCGGCGCCTATACCGCCGTGCATCTCGTGCGCTTCGGCGTGCCGCTCGAATTCGCCATGATCGGCGGCGGCCTGATGAGCGCCGCCATCGGCATCATCTTCGGCGCGGCGGCGCTCAGGGTGAAGGGCATCTACCTCGCCATGGCGACGCTCGCCATGCAGTACATCGTCGACTTCGTCATCTCGCAGACGCCGGCAATCAGCGGCGGCACGCTCGCCACCATCCAGGTGCCGCCGGTGCGCTTCCTCGGCATCAGCCTGCGCGGCGACGTCGAGACCTATTTCGTCGCGCTCGTCGTCTGCGTGCTGGTCACCCTGTTCATGCTCAATGTCCGGCGCACCAGCTTCGGCCGGGCGCTCGCGGCAGTGCGCGAGAAGGACTATGCCGCGCAGATCCTCGGCGTCAGCACGTTCAAATACAAGCTGCTCGCCTTCTGGGTGTCCTCCTTCATCGGCGGCGTCGTCGGATCGGTGCTGGCGGTCTGCTATCTGCGCGCGGTCTCGCCCGACCAGTTCCACATCGAACTGTCGATCCAGCTGCTCGCCATGGTCATCGTCGGGGGCCTCGGCAGCGTGCTCGGGCCGTTTTTCGGCGCCGCGCTGATCCTGTTCGCGCCGATCGTGCTCAACAATCTCATGGGTTTCATGGCGACGACGCTCGGCCTCGGCATGTCGATCGACCTGCGCGCCCATGTGCCGCTGATGGCCTATGGCGCGCTCGTCATCGGCTTCCTGCTCTACGAGCCGCTGGGCCTTGCCAAGATCTACGACAATCTGAGGAACTACCTCCTCGTATGGCCGTTCCGCCACGCCCAGCGGTAA
- the iutA gene encoding Ferric aerobactin receptor precursor: protein MRRATRLPKGRMTLIGAGLGSLVSASLALPATAQDVQVLDEITVTATRAARPIEQVPTTVQVVERAEIEQQLRFSSNPAVALSKLVPGYSASTETISNASESYRGRGLLVMIDGVPLNTPLRDVSRIASLIDLNAVERIEVASGASSLYGAGATGGTVNFITRRPVDGRPQVTVSTALRAFTSNAANSLAPEVSVSMLGGHNGFDYSIVATGRSAGRTYDGAGRELPSDAMLGQGGGDRYWNGNLFARLGYNFDPARRFEVSATMIRLEQNPQYNTLYSGTYARPDTSSLYSGFSVMERTSSFQARYTDQSFLLGALSVQSFYNETDKRFNYSNYSFPYNSQVYYSGNPRSPTSPANQTVLQSTRYGLTATVDTPLDFLWRGTRLTWGADVIRDHTSQHLVDGREVFTPLGQTTVAGFAQLQVPVTDRLTVRAGLRYERFALTVQDYTRPDIYAGLSATSVFLLPAIPVLGGSFTYSAPTYNLGATFKLTDTIDLYGGFSQGYALPDVGAFTRRAGSTLAYACPLNRPTCLPAGTAVSYGSIGPRAQLVNNYEVGIRGRVGAFRGSLAGFISTSNDGVTFDPLSNTMSQQKEMIYGVEFQGEMQVTSALTLGTNMTYREGRYDSNKDGRLDSWLPNNRIANPFRGMIYGSYRFDNDVTVRIEGVGFTGRNQPINLAGTIYPIKSGFTMNASVAAPVFGGQAFLAVNNLFDTLYENPTATSVRNLTSYAWGRTVTAGFRRTF, encoded by the coding sequence ATGCGGCGCGCGACAAGATTGCCCAAGGGCAGGATGACACTGATCGGCGCAGGCCTCGGCAGTCTCGTCAGTGCCAGCCTAGCCTTGCCGGCCACAGCGCAGGATGTTCAGGTTCTCGACGAGATTACCGTCACCGCAACCCGGGCCGCGCGCCCGATCGAACAGGTTCCGACGACCGTGCAGGTGGTCGAGCGCGCCGAGATCGAGCAGCAGCTCAGGTTCTCGTCCAACCCGGCCGTCGCGCTGTCCAAGTTGGTGCCCGGCTATTCCGCCTCGACCGAGACGATCTCCAACGCTTCGGAGAGCTATCGCGGCCGCGGCCTCCTGGTGATGATCGACGGCGTGCCGCTCAACACGCCGCTGCGCGACGTCTCGCGCATCGCCTCGCTGATCGACCTCAATGCGGTCGAGCGCATCGAGGTCGCCTCCGGCGCCTCCAGCCTCTATGGCGCCGGGGCCACCGGCGGCACGGTCAATTTCATCACCCGTCGGCCGGTCGACGGCCGGCCGCAGGTGACCGTCAGCACGGCCCTGCGCGCCTTCACCAGCAATGCCGCCAACTCGCTGGCGCCCGAAGTTTCGGTCAGCATGCTCGGCGGCCATAACGGCTTCGACTATTCGATCGTCGCCACCGGCCGCTCCGCCGGCCGCACCTATGACGGCGCCGGCCGCGAGCTGCCCTCCGACGCCATGCTCGGCCAGGGCGGCGGCGATCGCTACTGGAACGGCAACCTGTTCGCGCGCCTCGGCTACAATTTCGATCCGGCCCGGCGCTTCGAAGTGTCGGCCACCATGATCCGGCTCGAGCAGAACCCGCAATACAACACGCTCTATTCCGGCACCTATGCGCGCCCGGACACGTCGAGCCTCTATTCCGGCTTCAGCGTGATGGAACGGACGAGCTCGTTCCAGGCGCGCTACACTGATCAGTCGTTCCTGCTCGGCGCGCTCTCGGTGCAGAGCTTCTACAACGAGACCGACAAGCGCTTTAACTACAGCAACTATTCGTTCCCCTATAACAGCCAGGTCTACTATTCCGGCAATCCGCGCTCGCCGACGAGCCCGGCCAACCAGACCGTGCTGCAGTCGACGCGCTACGGCCTGACCGCCACCGTCGATACGCCGCTCGACTTTCTCTGGCGCGGCACGCGCCTGACCTGGGGCGCCGACGTCATCCGCGACCACACGTCCCAGCACCTCGTCGACGGGCGCGAGGTGTTCACGCCGCTCGGCCAGACCACCGTCGCCGGCTTCGCCCAGTTGCAGGTGCCGGTCACCGACCGCCTGACCGTGCGCGCGGGCCTGCGCTACGAGCGCTTCGCCCTGACCGTGCAGGACTATACCCGGCCCGACATCTATGCCGGCCTCAGCGCGACCTCGGTCTTTCTGCTGCCGGCGATCCCCGTTCTCGGCGGCTCGTTCACCTATTCCGCGCCGACCTACAATCTCGGCGCGACCTTCAAGCTGACCGATACGATCGACCTCTATGGCGGCTTCAGCCAGGGCTATGCCCTTCCCGATGTCGGCGCCTTCACCCGGCGCGCCGGCTCGACCCTCGCTTATGCCTGCCCACTCAACCGACCGACCTGCCTGCCGGCCGGCACCGCCGTCAGCTATGGCAGCATCGGCCCGCGGGCCCAGCTCGTGAACAATTACGAGGTCGGCATCCGCGGCCGCGTCGGCGCCTTCCGCGGCAGCCTTGCCGGCTTCATCTCGACCTCCAACGACGGCGTCACCTTCGATCCGCTCAGCAACACCATGTCGCAGCAGAAGGAGATGATCTATGGCGTCGAGTTCCAGGGCGAGATGCAGGTGACCAGCGCCCTGACGCTCGGCACCAACATGACCTATCGCGAGGGGCGCTACGATTCCAACAAGGACGGGCGGCTCGACAGCTGGCTGCCCAACAACCGCATCGCCAATCCGTTCCGCGGCATGATCTACGGCAGCTATCGCTTCGACAACGACGTCACCGTGCGGATCGAGGGCGTCGGCTTCACCGGCCGCAACCAGCCGATCAACCTCGCGGGCACGATCTACCCGATCAAGTCCGGCTTCACGATGAATGCCTCGGTCGCCGCCCCCGTCTTCGGCGGCCAGGCCTTCCTCGCCGTCAACAACCTGTTCGACACGCTCTACGAGAACCCGACCGCCACCTCGGTGCGCAACCTCACGAGCTATGCCTGGGGCCGCACGGTGACCGCCGGCTTCCGCCGCACCTTCTGA
- the dhaK gene encoding Dihydroxyacetone kinase: MKKLVNDPRHVVRDMLEGLVALSPGQALLADEDVVVQAGLPEPARRPVAVLSGGGAGHEPAHAGYVGAGLLTAAVSGDVFTSPSTDAVLAAIRAAAGPAGAVLVVKNYTGDRLNFGLAAELARAEGIPTEMVVVADDVALHDTVPAERRRGIAGTVLVHKVAGAAAAAGSPPGRVADTARTAAAGLGFFFSSRRRHTRFLAAAGLGTMGVALGACTVPAAGRPGFVLGDDEVELGLGIHGEQGVRRGALETADRLVDAMLEVIVRDRGLAAGARVALLVNGLGGTPPMELAIVARRALAALRERGIVVERAWSGNFLTAIEMPGCSLSLLAVDDDRLALIDAPAAAPAWPGGGKIAPARIVAAPAAVASPSATGRPDPAIRALLLKVAAALDAAEPHLTALDGATGDGDLGLSMQRGAEALRALPDGAFSDPATVLAALAGALRRAIAGSSGPFYAVALMRAARSLDSGGKPDAGALAAAFRAGVDAIAELGGARVGDRTMLDALMPAAEAFTAAAARGETLQAAWAEAVAAAEAGLAATAAMRPRLGRAAYLGDRALGTPDAGAAAVTVWMGALG; this comes from the coding sequence ATGAAAAAGCTCGTCAACGACCCGCGTCACGTCGTGCGCGACATGCTGGAGGGCCTGGTCGCGCTGTCGCCGGGCCAGGCGCTGCTCGCCGACGAGGACGTGGTGGTGCAGGCCGGCCTGCCCGAACCCGCGCGCCGGCCGGTCGCGGTGCTCTCGGGCGGCGGCGCCGGCCATGAGCCGGCCCATGCCGGCTATGTCGGCGCGGGGCTTTTGACCGCGGCGGTGTCGGGCGACGTCTTCACCTCGCCGAGCACCGATGCGGTGCTGGCCGCGATCCGCGCCGCGGCCGGGCCGGCGGGCGCCGTGCTGGTGGTCAAGAACTATACCGGCGATCGGCTCAATTTCGGCCTCGCCGCGGAGCTGGCCCGGGCCGAGGGCATTCCGACCGAGATGGTCGTCGTCGCCGACGACGTCGCATTGCACGATACCGTGCCGGCCGAGCGCCGGCGCGGCATTGCCGGCACCGTGCTGGTGCACAAGGTGGCGGGAGCCGCCGCCGCGGCGGGCTCGCCACCCGGCCGCGTCGCCGACACGGCTCGTACGGCGGCCGCAGGGCTCGGCTTTTTTTTTTCAAGCAGAAGACGGCATACGAGATTTCTGGCGGCCGCAGGGCTCGGCACGATGGGCGTCGCGCTCGGCGCCTGCACGGTTCCGGCCGCCGGCCGGCCGGGCTTCGTGCTCGGCGACGACGAGGTCGAGCTTGGCCTTGGCATCCATGGCGAGCAGGGCGTCCGGCGCGGTGCGCTGGAAACCGCCGACCGTCTGGTCGATGCCATGCTGGAGGTGATCGTCAGGGATCGTGGCCTCGCGGCCGGCGCGCGCGTGGCGCTGCTGGTCAACGGCCTCGGCGGCACGCCGCCGATGGAGCTCGCCATCGTCGCACGGCGGGCGCTCGCGGCACTGCGCGAGCGCGGGATCGTTGTCGAGCGGGCGTGGAGCGGCAATTTCCTGACCGCGATCGAAATGCCGGGCTGTTCGCTGTCGCTGCTCGCGGTCGACGACGATCGGCTCGCCCTCATCGATGCGCCCGCCGCGGCGCCGGCCTGGCCGGGCGGCGGCAAGATCGCGCCGGCGCGTATCGTGGCGGCGCCGGCGGCGGTTGCGTCGCCATCCGCGACCGGCAGGCCCGATCCGGCGATCCGCGCGCTGCTGCTCAAGGTGGCGGCCGCACTCGACGCCGCCGAACCCCACCTCACGGCGCTGGATGGCGCGACCGGCGACGGCGATCTCGGTCTCAGCATGCAGCGTGGGGCCGAGGCCCTGCGCGCTCTGCCGGACGGCGCCTTCAGCGATCCGGCGACGGTGCTCGCCGCACTTGCCGGCGCCTTGCGCCGGGCCATTGCCGGCAGTTCCGGCCCCTTCTACGCGGTCGCGCTGATGCGCGCCGCGCGCAGTCTGGACAGCGGCGGCAAGCCCGATGCCGGCGCTCTCGCCGCCGCCTTCCGGGCCGGTGTCGACGCGATCGCGGAGCTGGGCGGCGCGCGTGTCGGCGACCGCACCATGCTGGATGCCCTCATGCCGGCGGCCGAAGCCTTCACGGCCGCGGCGGCGCGCGGCGAAACGCTCCAGGCGGCCTGGGCCGAGGCTGTCGCGGCGGCCGAGGCCGGCCTTGCCGCAACCGCCGCAATGCGCCCGCGGCTCGGCCGGGCCGCCTATCTCGGCGACCGCGCGCTCGGCACGCCGGATGCCGGAGCCGCGGCCGTGACGGTGTGGATGGGCGCGCTCGGCTGA